The genomic region AATGTCCGAGGGGCTCTATTCGCTTCAGCCAGGCACGGATGGCGGCTGGGGAGATGCCGGTCTGCTTGCTGACAGAGTTCTGACTGAAGCCCTGAGTGACCAGTGCCAGGGCGCGTTTGCGAGTGTCGAGGTCGTACACAGAGGCGATCTTTGTTCGGTCGGATCGATCGGGCACTGTGAAGCGCCGTTGTTCACACTTTCACGTGATCTTCCGAAATTCCGCCGAAGCCTTGGAATCTAAGGAAAAGTGCCCCGGGTGGGACTCGAACCCACACTGTATGCTGTTTGAGAGCATCGCCTGCTGCCGATTGGGCTACCGGGGCCCAAGGAATCGAAGGTGGCCTCCGACCCGCTGCCAAGCCACCATACCGCAGCTAGGTAGGCTCGTGGGAGCTGTACCTGCCCTGGACCAAGGAGCCCCGTGACCACCCCCGAGTCGCCCCAGCCCGTAGACGCCGTCGACGACGACAAGTCGCACGTCCCGCCGCTGACGACCCGCGTCGTCATCGCCGAGGACGAGGCGCTCATCCGCCTCGACCTCAAAGAGATGCTGGAGGAAGAGGGCTACTCGGTCGTCGGCGAGGCCGGGGACGGGCAGCAGGCCGTCGAGCTGGCGCGGGAGCACCGCCCGGACCTCGTGATCCTCGATGTGAAGATGCCGGTCCTCGACGGGATCTCGGCCGCCGAGAAGATCACCGAGGAGTCCATCGCCCCGGTCCTGATGCTGACGGCGTTCTCCCAGCGCGACCTAGTCGAGCGGGCCCGGGACGCCGGTGCGATGGCGTATCTGGTGAAGCCGTTCAGCAAGAGCGACGTGGTCCCCGCCATCGAGATGGCCGTGTCGCGGTTCGCGGAGCTGAAGGCGCTGGAGAGCGAGATCGCGGACCTCTCGCAGCGGCTGGAGACCCGGAAGCTGGTGGACCGGGCGAAAAGCATCCTGCAGACGGATTACGGGCTCTCCGAGCCGGCGGCGTTCCGCTGGATCCAGAAGACGTCGATGGACCGCCGGATGTCGATGCAGCAGCTGGCGGAGGCGCTGATCGAGGACGCCGAGGAGAAGAAGAAGGCCGCCGAGTAGGCGCCTGCGCAGACAACGGGAAGGGCCTGCCACCGGAGGTGTCCGGGGGCAGGCCCTTCCCGTGTGCGGGGGTGCTCAGTCCTCGCCGAGGTAGGCCTTGCGGACCGACTCGTCGTGGAGGAGGTCGGCCCCGGTGCCGGAGAGGACGACCTTGCCGACCTCCATGACGTGGCCGTGGTCCGCGAGGGAGAGGGCCGCCTGGGCGTTCTGCTCGACGAGCAGGATCGTGGTGCCCGACGCCTTGAGCTCGACGATGGTCTCCATGATCTTCTGCATCATGATCGGGGAGAGGCCCATCGAGGGCTCGTCGAGCATGAGCAGCTTGGGCTGCGACATGAGTGCGCGTCCCATGGCGAGCATCTGCTGCTCGCCTCCGGAGAGTGTTCCGGCGGCCTGCTTCCGTCGTTCCCCGAGGATGGGGAAGAGGTCGTAGGCGCGCTGGACGTCCTTCTCGATGCCTGCCTTGTCGTTGCGGAGGTAGGCGCCGAGGAGGAGGTTCTCGGCGATCGTCAGCCGGGGGAAGATGTGGCGTCCCTCGGGGGAGTGGGCGATGCCCAGGGAGACGATCTTGTGTGCCGGGATGTTGGTGAGCGGTTTGCCCTCGAAGAGGATGCGGCCGCCGGCGGGCTTGAGGAGTCCGGAGAGGGTGCGCAGGGTGGTGGTCTTGCCCGCGCCGTTGGTGCCGATGAGGGTGACGACCTGGCCGGCTTCGACGGTGAAGGAGATCCCCTTGACGGCTTCGATCTTGCCGTAGGCGACGCGGAGGTCTTCGACCTCGAGCAGTGCGGTCATCGGGTGTCCTCCTCCTCGGTGGTGGTGGCGGGCTTGGCTGTGCCGGCCGCCGTGGCCTCGGCGGCTGCGACCTCGGCGGCTTCTTCGGCGCCGGGGGCGCCTTCGAAGGGGGTGCCGAGGTAGGCGGCGACGACGCGTTCGTCGCCCTGGACGACGGGGGCGGTGCCCTCGACGAGTTTCTCGCCCTGGACGAGGACGGCGACGCGGTCGCAGAGGTTGAAGATGAACCGCATGTCGTGCTCGATGACGAGTACGGCGATGCCCTGGTCCCGGATGGCGAAGATGAGTTCTTCGGTGACGCGGGTTTCCTGGGGGTTCATGCCGGCGGTGGGCTCGTCCAGGAGGAGGAGGCCGGGGTCGCTGGCGAGGGCGCGGGCGATTTCCAGCTTGCGCTGGTCTCCGTAGGGGAGGTTGCGCGCGAGGTGGTCGGCCTTGTCGGCGAGGCCGATGAACTCGAGGAGTTCCATGCAGCGTTCGCGGCTGGCGTTCTCCGCCTTCTTGTAGCCGGGCAGGCGCAGGAGGGCGGACCAGAGGCCTTCCTTGGTCCTGGTGTGGCGTCCGACGAGGACGTTCTCCAGGACGGTCATGTTGGCGAAGAGGCGGATGTTCTGGAAGGTGCGGGCGATGCCTGCCTGGGTGACGAGGTGGGGCTTGGGCGGCAGGACGGTGCCTTTGTAGCTGACCTTGCCCTCGGTGGGGACGTAGAGGCCGGTGAGGCAGTTGAAGAAGGTGGTCTTGCCGGCGCCGTTGGGTCCGATGAGGCCGACGATCTCGCCGGCGTTGACGGTGAGGTCGACGCCTCGTACGGCGGTGAGGCCGCCGAAGCGCATGGTGACGCCGCTGGCGTCGAGGACGGTGGTGCCGGTGGGTGCGTCTGTCTTGGTCATGGTGGTCACGCCCCCGCCTTCGTGGTGCCGGCGGCTGTGTCGGTGAGTGGTGTGTCCGGTGGTACGTCGAGTTGGCCGGTCTCGTGGAATTCGAGCTGCTTCCTGCGGTCGGCGACGAGCCCTTCGGGGCGGAAGCGCATCAGGAGGATGAGTGCGAGTCCGAAGAGGAAGAGCTGGTAGTCCTGCATGAACTGCAGCTTGGCCGGGATGAGGTAGAGCAGTGCGGCGCCGACGAGGGGTCCGCTGAGGGTTCCCATGCCGCCGAGGACGACGGCGGCCAGGAGGAACACGGAGTTCGGGGGTACCGATCCGGCGAACTGGTACTGCTCGGGGGTGACCGTGTAGGAGACGTGCGCCTGCACGGTTCCGGCGAGGCCGGCGAGGGTGGCGCCGAGGGCGAAGGCGAGCAGTTTGAGCCGGAAGGCGTTGATGCCCATGGCGGTGGCCGCTGTTTCGTCCTCGCGGATGGCGACCCAGGCGCGGCCGATGCGGGATTCTCCGGAGCGTCGGAAGACGAGGACGACGACGGCGGTGAAGAGGAGCATCAGCAGGTAGTAGTTGGCGGACCTGCCGAGGGTGATGCCGCCGATGTCGTGGCTGAGGCCGAAGTCGAAGCCGAAGAGGTTGAGGTCGGGGATGCTGGGGATGCCCTGGGAGCCGTTGGTGAGGTCGGGGCCGCTGACGCCGTTGAGGGCGTTGACGGTGAGGCGGAAGATCTCTCCGAATCCGAGGGTGACGATGGCGAGGTAGTCGCCGCGGAGGCGGAGGGTCGGGGCGCCGATGACGACGCCGAAGACGAGTGAGACCGCGGCTCCGGTGAGGACGGCGGCCCAGAAGGGGAACTGGACGCCGACGGGGGAGAGAGGGCTGCCGGAGACGAGTGCCGCGGCGTAGGCGCCGACGCCGAGGAAGGCGACGTAGCCGAGGTCGAGGAGGCCGGCGAGGCCGACGACGACGTTGAGGCCGAGTGCGACGGTCGCGAAGATGAGGATGTTGGCGCCGATGAGGGCGTATTCCTCGTTCTGCTGGGTGAAGGGGAAGCAGAAGGCCGCGACGAGTGCGGCGCACAGGGTGACGTTGCGGTGCTTGGAGGTCAGCGCGGTGACGCGGGCGATGAGTCCGGCCCGGGTGAGTGCGGTGAATCCGAAGGCGACGGCGATGACGTAGCCGATGAAGAGTTCGGCGTACTCGGTGTCGATGCCGTAGGTGAAGACCTCGAGGGCGACGCCGAAGGCGGCGGCGATGATGAGGATCTCGGCCCAGGCGGGGAGGGCTTTGATGCGGTCGGGTCCCGGCGCGCGGAGGCTGTGGAGGAATCGGTTGAGCGCGCTGGGGGTGGTGTTGTCGTCGAAGGGCTGGTCGTCGGGGAGGCCCAGGGAGGCGATGGTGGCGATGATCGCGCCGGCGAGGCTGACCCAGGCTCCGGGTTCGAGTTCGATCAGTCCGAGGAGGTTGCCGTTGTCGTCCTTGGTGACGATGACGGCGATGACGGTGTAGGCGGTGGTGAGGAGGGTGCCGAGGGCGAGGAGCCTGGTGGGGCTGTTGGTGCCGCCGGGGGTGAGCCAGCGCAGGCCCTTGACGCCGTATCCGGAGAGGGCGAAGAGGAGGGTGAGTGCCGCGCTGATGAGGGTGAGGACCTGGAGTCCGCCGGGGTACCCGGTGACGGTGAGGTCGCCGGGGAAGGTGTCGGTGTAGGTCCAGGCGAGGAAGGTGCCGATGAGGGCGAGTGCGGCGCCGGTGGTGGTGGCGGCGCGTGCTGCTGCGGTGGGCAGGGGGAGCAGGGCGGTGTTGGTGGTCATGGGTATCACGCCCTGTCCGCGACGCGTTCGCCCAGCAGGCCTTGCGGGCGTATGAGGAGGACGAGGATGAGGAGCACGAAGGCCCATACGTCCTTCCAGGCGCCGCCTCCGAAGAGTTCCATGCCGGGTACGTCGCTCATGTAGCCGGTGGCGAGGGCTTCGGCGACGCCGAGGACGACTCCGCCGAGCATGGCGCCGTAGATGTTGCCGATGCCGCCGAGGACGGCCGCGGTGAAGGCCTTGAGGCCCATGATGAAGCCCATGCGGAAGCCGATCTGGCCGTTCTTGAGCCCGTAGGCGACGGCGGCGACGGCGGCGAACGCGGCACCGATGGCGAAGGCCATGACGATGATGCGGTCGGTGTTGATGCCCATGAGCTTGGCGGTGTCGGGGTCCTGGCTGGTGGCCTGCATGCCGCGGCCGGCGCGTGTCTTGGAGACGAAGAGACCGAGGGCGAGCATGCAGATGGGTGCGGCGATGAGGACGAAGAGGTCGCCGCGCTGGATGTTGGCGCCGAAGATGTCGATCGCCTCACCCTTGAACTGGGGGAAGGAGCGGTCCTTGGTGGCGTCGGGGTACCACATCCAGACGGCCTGCTGGAGTGCGAGGGAGAGGCCGATGGCGGTGATGAGGGGGGCTAGGCGTGGCGCCGTGCGCAGTGGCCGGTAGGCGAAGCGTTCGGCGGCGACGCTGACGGCGACGGAGCACATGACTCCGCCGGCGATCATGAGGGGTATCGCGGCGAGCAGGGAGAGTCCGGACGGAAGCCCGAGGTAGACCGTGAGGGCTCCGAAGCCCCCGATCATGAAGATCTCGCCGTGCGCGAAGTTGATGAGCTGGATGATTCCGTAGACCATCGTGTAACCGATCGCGATGAGACCGTACATCGCGCCGAGGATGAGTCCATTGGCCAGCTGTTGCGGCAGTTCGTTCACCGCAGGGCCTCCGTGGAGTGGTTCGGATATGGCACCGCGCGGGAGTGCTCGTAGCGCTCCCGCGCGGTCTTGTGTGCGTGTGCTGTGGGCGTGGGGTCCGTGGTGGACCTACTTGACGGCCTCGCTGAGCTTGGAGGTCCACTTGCCGCTGGTGACCTGGTAGGCGGTCATCATGGTGTTGGTGGTGTCGCCGTACTCGTCGAAGGAGACGGGGCCGGTGACGCCGTCGAACTTGACCTGGGACATGGCTTCGAGGACCTGGATGCGGGCGTCCTCGGGGAGCTTGCCGTCGTTGTCGGCGACGACGGCCTTGACGGCCTCGATGATGGACCAGGTGGCGTCGTAGGTGCCGCCGCCGTAGGCCTCGTAGGCGTCCTTGTACCCGGCGGTCTTGTAGTCGGCGATGAACTTCTTGGCGGAGTCGAGTTCCTCGACGGGCTTGCCGACGGAGGTCGCGATGTCGCCTTCGGCCTTCTTGTTGAGGCTGATGAAGTCGGCGCTGTACATGCCGTCGCCGCCCATGAGGGGGATCTGGACGCTGTCCTTGAGCTGCTGGCTCAGGGGGGCGCCGGCGGGGTATTCGCCGCCGTAGTAGACGGCCTTGGCGCCGGAGCGCTTGACCTTGGTGACGACGGAGTTGAAGTCGCGGTCGTCGGGGTTGATGTGGTCGGCTCCGACGATCTTGCCGCCGAGCTCGGTGAAGGTGGTCTTGAAGGAGGCGGCGAGGCCGGCGCCGTAGGGCTTCTGGTCGTCGATGAGGTAGACGTCCTTGACCTTGGCGTTGTCGAAGAGGTACTTCGCGGCGAAGGCGCCCTGGATCGCGTCCGTGGTGGCGGTGCGGAAGTAGGTCTTGAAGGGGCGCTTCTTGTCGCCGGTCTTCCAGTTGTTGCCCTGGGTCAGCTCGGTGCCGGTGTTGGCGGGGGAGACCTGGGTGAGGTTGGCGTCGTTGAGCGGCTTCTGCATCGACTGCGAGACGCCGGAGTTCAGGGGGCCGACGACGCCGAGGAGGTCCTTGTTGCCGATGAACTTCTGGGCGTTCTGCTGGCCGACGGAGGGCTGGGCCTGGTCGTCGAGCGCCTGGAGTTCGAATTTGATGCCGGGGACGGTCTTGTCCGCGTTGGCGGTCTTGACGGCGAGGTCGGCGGAGTTCTTGATGCCGAGACCGAGGGCGGAGAGGTCGCCGGTCAGGGGTGCGTCGACACCGATGACGACGGTCTGGGTGTCGCCGCCGCCGCTGCTCTTCGAGTCGTCGTCGCGCGATCCGCAGGCGGTGAGGGTCAGTGCGCCTGTGGTGAGCACTGTGGTGAGTATGAGCAAAGAACGGTGTCGCACGAAAGGTCCTTTCCCTGGCGCGGCCTCCTCTGCTGAGGTGCCGTGACGATCGCCGGGCCGTACTGGTCGATACAGGGCCGTGCAGCAGACGCGCCCGGCGGCGCGGTGACTGGCCGTGACTCTAAGGGCAGGTGAGGGGGTGCGGGATGGGTCCGGTGATGATGTGACTGTCTTGTTATGCCGTGGGGAAGGCTTGTTGGCCGCAGTGTGGAGGTGTACGGCTTTTGCCCGGGCGGCGGAGTGACCGCATGGTGAGAACCCGCAGCTCTGCTAAGGGGCTTGGGGTGATCTTGGTGCTGTCGCGCGAATCGGGGCGCAAGGGGCATGCGGGGGTGTCGGCCGCCGATGACGACTCGAAGAGCAGCGGCGGCGGCGACACCCAGACNGGCGCGGGGCGGGCCGGGCGACGATTTTCGTGTATTGCACACATGTTACGCAGTGTTACATGTGTGGGATGTGTGTGATGCGCCGTGAGGGTGGTATCGCTGTTGAAGTGGCTCATGGAACGGGAGTTACGGTCAAGGGAGTTGACCCTCCGTGTCCGTCAACTTCACGTCAACGCTTCGTATATGGGTCTGCCCGGTCCGGATAGCGGTGTGCTTTCCGGCCGGGCAGGAGGGGGTTGAGGGGCGTGGGTCAGCCGGCGGCGGGGCCCGGTGCGTCGCGGAGCAGGCAGGTGAGGCGGGCGGTGCAGACCCGCTTGTCGTGCTCGTCGGTGATGACGATCTCGTACGTGGCGGTGGAGCGGCCGCGGTGCACGGGGGTGGCGACGCCGGTGACGAGGCCGTTGCGGACGCCGCGGTGGTGGGTGCAGTTCAGGTCGACACCGACGGCGAGCTTGGTGGCGCCGCCGTGGAGCATGGAGCCGATGGAGCCGAGGGTCTCGGCGAGGACGGCCGAGGCGCCGCCGTGGAGGAGTCCGTAGGGCTGGGTGTTGCCTTCGACGGGCATGGTGCCCACGACCCGGTCGGCGGAGGCCTCGACGACGGTGACGCCCATGCGCTCGCCGAGGTGGCCGGCGGAGAAGAGTGCGGGGAGGTCGACGCCGAGTGCCGCGTACTCGTCGATGATCTCCTGGGGGAACGTGGGTGCGGTGTGCTCGCCCATGGGGTCCGGCTCCGATCGTGTGCGGTCGTTCGTTGCTGTGTGCACTGTTCTTATCAGACGGCTGAGCGTGCGCTTAGGGGCGCTCAGGCGGTTTCGAACCGTACGACGACCGATTTGCTGGCGGGGGTGTTGCTGGTGTCCGCGGTGGCGTCGAGGGGGACGAGCACGTTGGTCTCCGGGTAGTACGCGGCGGCGCAGCCGCGTGCGGTGGGGTAGTGGACGACGCGGAAGCCGGGGGCGCGGCGTTCGACGCCGTCCTTCCATTCGCTGACGAGGTCGGTGTAGGCGCCGTCGGCGAGGCCGAGGGCCCGGGCGTCCTCGGGGTTGACCATCACGATGCGGCGACCGCCCCTGATGCCTCGGTAGCGGTCGTCCAGGCCGTAGATCGTGGTGTTGTACTGGTCGTGGGAGCGCAGCGTCTGGAGGAGCAGCCTGCCTTCGGGGAGCGCGGGGTGTTCGACGGGTGCGGCGGTGAAGTTCGCCTTGCCGGTGGCGGTGGGGAAGCGGCGTTCGTCGCGCGGGGCGTGGGGGAGGGTGAATCCGCCGGGCCGGGCCACGCGGGTGTTGAAGTCCTCGAAGCCGGGGACGACGCGGGAGATGCGGTCGCGGATCGTGCCGTAGTCCTTCTCGAAGTCCTCCCAGGGGGTGGTGGAGGCGGGGCCGAGGACGGCGCGGGCGAGGCGGGCGACGATCGCGGGTTCGGAGAGCAGGTGGGGGCTCGCGGGGGTGAGGTTGCCGCGTGAGGCGTGGACCATGCCCATGGAGTCCTCGACGGTGACGAACTGCTTCCCGCCGGCCTGTACGTCCTTGTCGGTGCGGCCGAGGGTGGGCAGGATCAGGGCGCGGGTGCCGGTGACGGCGTGCGAGCGGTTGAGTTTGGTCGAGACGTGGACGGTGAGCCGTGCGCGTCGCATGGCGGCCTCGGTGACGGCGGTGTCGGGGGTGGCGCCGACGAAGTTGCCGCCCATGGCGAAGAAGACCTTGGCGTCGCCGTCGCGGAGCGCCTGGATGGACCGTACGACGTCGTAGCCGTGGTGCCGGGGCGAGGTGATGCCGAATTCCTGGTCGAGGGCGTCGAGGAAGGCGGTGGAGGGCCGTTCGAAGATGCCCATGGTGCGGTCGCCCTGGACGTTGGAGTGGCCGCGTACGGGGCAGACGCCGGCGCCGGGCCTGCCGATGTTGCCGCGCAGGAGGAGGAGGTTGACGACTTCGCGGATGGTCGGCACGGAGTGCTTGTGCTGGGTGAGGCCCATGGCCCAGCAGACGATGGTGCGTTCCGACGCGAGGATCATGGCGAGCGCCTGTTCGATGGCGTCGCGGTCGAGGCCGGTGGCGGTGAGGGTGTCGTCCCAGTCGGCGGCGCGGGCCGCTTCGGCGAATTCCTC from Streptomyces sp. QL37 harbors:
- a CDS encoding response regulator gives rise to the protein MTTPESPQPVDAVDDDKSHVPPLTTRVVIAEDEALIRLDLKEMLEEEGYSVVGEAGDGQQAVELAREHRPDLVILDVKMPVLDGISAAEKITEESIAPVLMLTAFSQRDLVERARDAGAMAYLVKPFSKSDVVPAIEMAVSRFAELKALESEIADLSQRLETRKLVDRAKSILQTDYGLSEPAAFRWIQKTSMDRRMSMQQLAEALIEDAEEKKKAAE
- a CDS encoding ABC transporter ATP-binding protein; the protein is MTALLEVEDLRVAYGKIEAVKGISFTVEAGQVVTLIGTNGAGKTTTLRTLSGLLKPAGGRILFEGKPLTNIPAHKIVSLGIAHSPEGRHIFPRLTIAENLLLGAYLRNDKAGIEKDVQRAYDLFPILGERRKQAAGTLSGGEQQMLAMGRALMSQPKLLMLDEPSMGLSPIMMQKIMETIVELKASGTTILLVEQNAQAALSLADHGHVMEVGKVVLSGTGADLLHDESVRKAYLGED
- a CDS encoding ABC transporter ATP-binding protein encodes the protein MTKTDAPTGTTVLDASGVTMRFGGLTAVRGVDLTVNAGEIVGLIGPNGAGKTTFFNCLTGLYVPTEGKVSYKGTVLPPKPHLVTQAGIARTFQNIRLFANMTVLENVLVGRHTRTKEGLWSALLRLPGYKKAENASRERCMELLEFIGLADKADHLARNLPYGDQRKLEIARALASDPGLLLLDEPTAGMNPQETRVTEELIFAIRDQGIAVLVIEHDMRFIFNLCDRVAVLVQGEKLVEGTAPVVQGDERVVAAYLGTPFEGAPGAEEAAEVAAAEATAAGTAKPATTTEEEDTR
- a CDS encoding branched-chain amino acid ABC transporter permease; the protein is MTTNTALLPLPTAAARAATTTGAALALIGTFLAWTYTDTFPGDLTVTGYPGGLQVLTLISAALTLLFALSGYGVKGLRWLTPGGTNSPTRLLALGTLLTTAYTVIAVIVTKDDNGNLLGLIELEPGAWVSLAGAIIATIASLGLPDDQPFDDNTTPSALNRFLHSLRAPGPDRIKALPAWAEILIIAAAFGVALEVFTYGIDTEYAELFIGYVIAVAFGFTALTRAGLIARVTALTSKHRNVTLCAALVAAFCFPFTQQNEEYALIGANILIFATVALGLNVVVGLAGLLDLGYVAFLGVGAYAAALVSGSPLSPVGVQFPFWAAVLTGAAVSLVFGVVIGAPTLRLRGDYLAIVTLGFGEIFRLTVNALNGVSGPDLTNGSQGIPSIPDLNLFGFDFGLSHDIGGITLGRSANYYLLMLLFTAVVVLVFRRSGESRIGRAWVAIREDETAATAMGINAFRLKLLAFALGATLAGLAGTVQAHVSYTVTPEQYQFAGSVPPNSVFLLAAVVLGGMGTLSGPLVGAALLYLIPAKLQFMQDYQLFLFGLALILLMRFRPEGLVADRRKQLEFHETGQLDVPPDTPLTDTAAGTTKAGA
- a CDS encoding branched-chain amino acid ABC transporter permease, translating into MNELPQQLANGLILGAMYGLIAIGYTMVYGIIQLINFAHGEIFMIGGFGALTVYLGLPSGLSLLAAIPLMIAGGVMCSVAVSVAAERFAYRPLRTAPRLAPLITAIGLSLALQQAVWMWYPDATKDRSFPQFKGEAIDIFGANIQRGDLFVLIAAPICMLALGLFVSKTRAGRGMQATSQDPDTAKLMGINTDRIIVMAFAIGAAFAAVAAVAYGLKNGQIGFRMGFIMGLKAFTAAVLGGIGNIYGAMLGGVVLGVAEALATGYMSDVPGMELFGGGAWKDVWAFVLLILVLLIRPQGLLGERVADRA
- a CDS encoding branched-chain amino acid ABC transporter substrate-binding protein, whose product is MLILTTVLTTGALTLTACGSRDDDSKSSGGGDTQTVVIGVDAPLTGDLSALGLGIKNSADLAVKTANADKTVPGIKFELQALDDQAQPSVGQQNAQKFIGNKDLLGVVGPLNSGVSQSMQKPLNDANLTQVSPANTGTELTQGNNWKTGDKKRPFKTYFRTATTDAIQGAFAAKYLFDNAKVKDVYLIDDQKPYGAGLAASFKTTFTELGGKIVGADHINPDDRDFNSVVTKVKRSGAKAVYYGGEYPAGAPLSQQLKDSVQIPLMGGDGMYSADFISLNKKAEGDIATSVGKPVEELDSAKKFIADYKTAGYKDAYEAYGGGTYDATWSIIEAVKAVVADNDGKLPEDARIQVLEAMSQVKFDGVTGPVSFDEYGDTTNTMMTAYQVTSGKWTSKLSEAVK
- a CDS encoding hotdog fold thioesterase encodes the protein MGEHTAPTFPQEIIDEYAALGVDLPALFSAGHLGERMGVTVVEASADRVVGTMPVEGNTQPYGLLHGGASAVLAETLGSIGSMLHGGATKLAVGVDLNCTHHRGVRNGLVTGVATPVHRGRSTATYEIVITDEHDKRVCTARLTCLLRDAPGPAAG
- a CDS encoding FdhF/YdeP family oxidoreductase, producing the protein MATKPPTGDPVQDAPRIDAVQHAAAGLPAVAHTLRIAQQQMGVRRTAQTLLKVNQKDGFDCPGCAWPEGDKRHTAEFCENGAKAVAEEATLRRVTPDFFAAHPVADLGTRSGYWLGQQGRITQPVYLPEGADRYEAVTWERAFEIIAEELTALSSPDEALFYTSGRTSNEAAFLLQLFAREFGTNNLPDCSNMCHESSGSALTETIGIGKGSVSLEDLHHADLIIVAGQNPGTNHPRMLSALEQAKTAGAKIISVNPLPEAGLERFKNPQTAHGMLKGAALTDLFLQIRIGGDQALFRLLNKMIIEADGAVDTAFIAEHTHGYEEFAEAARAADWDDTLTATGLDRDAIEQALAMILASERTIVCWAMGLTQHKHSVPTIREVVNLLLLRGNIGRPGAGVCPVRGHSNVQGDRTMGIFERPSTAFLDALDQEFGITSPRHHGYDVVRSIQALRDGDAKVFFAMGGNFVGATPDTAVTEAAMRRARLTVHVSTKLNRSHAVTGTRALILPTLGRTDKDVQAGGKQFVTVEDSMGMVHASRGNLTPASPHLLSEPAIVARLARAVLGPASTTPWEDFEKDYGTIRDRISRVVPGFEDFNTRVARPGGFTLPHAPRDERRFPTATGKANFTAAPVEHPALPEGRLLLQTLRSHDQYNTTIYGLDDRYRGIRGGRRIVMVNPEDARALGLADGAYTDLVSEWKDGVERRAPGFRVVHYPTARGCAAAYYPETNVLVPLDATADTSNTPASKSVVVRFETA